A stretch of the Gemmatimonadaceae bacterium genome encodes the following:
- a CDS encoding glycine betaine ABC transporter substrate-binding protein — MLRLAAAALCAALLVPNGAAAGLRQAGARPVVVASKPFGESYLLAEMFAQLLESRGIPVERRAGLGATQVAFAALRSGAIDVYPEYTGTGLLAILHAAPMHDAGAVFDTVQRAFEQRWGIRWLPPLGFENTYAIAVRAGTASRYGLRTLSDLARVAPRLTAGFTPDFIGRADGLPGLAHVYGLHFAAVRPLDQALKYRALASGKVDVVDGYSTDGSIARYGLVVLGDDRHFVPPYQAAALVGARLQRDDPAAVTVLTELSGRLSAPVMRALNQRVEIGGESVAAVATAALASLGLTQAPRAVAAAPQTTKPSFTAYLWQRRATLWNETLRHLLLVAVPLVAGIIAGVPLALWLERRRRAAEPVIRAVGVLQTIPSIALLAIMIPLLGVGVWPALVALWLYSLYPIVRGTFTAVRDADPSAVAAGRALGMTPAQVLRWIRTPLAAPGIMAGIRTAAVIDVGTATLAAFIGAGGLGEPIATGLALNDTRLILSGAIPAAVLALIVDALLAAVEWSTTPEPLRAAARERSRDR; from the coding sequence ATGCTTCGGCTCGCCGCCGCGGCGCTCTGCGCGGCGCTGCTCGTGCCTAACGGAGCAGCGGCGGGGCTGCGCCAGGCCGGCGCGCGGCCGGTGGTCGTCGCGTCCAAGCCGTTCGGCGAATCGTATCTGCTGGCCGAAATGTTCGCCCAACTGCTGGAATCGCGCGGCATTCCCGTGGAGCGCCGCGCCGGGCTCGGCGCCACGCAGGTCGCGTTCGCGGCGCTGCGATCGGGCGCGATCGACGTCTACCCCGAGTATACCGGCACCGGATTGCTCGCCATCCTGCACGCGGCGCCGATGCACGACGCCGGCGCGGTGTTCGACACGGTGCAGCGAGCGTTCGAGCAGCGGTGGGGCATCCGCTGGCTGCCTCCGTTAGGCTTCGAGAACACCTACGCGATCGCCGTCCGCGCCGGAACCGCGAGCCGGTACGGGCTCCGGACGCTGAGCGATCTGGCGCGCGTCGCTCCCAGGCTCACGGCGGGGTTCACGCCCGACTTCATCGGCCGCGCCGACGGCCTGCCGGGCCTGGCCCACGTCTATGGCCTCCACTTCGCGGCCGTGCGGCCGCTCGATCAGGCGCTCAAGTATCGCGCGTTGGCGTCGGGGAAGGTCGACGTCGTGGACGGATATTCCACCGACGGGTCGATTGCGCGCTACGGCCTCGTGGTGTTAGGCGACGACCGCCACTTCGTCCCGCCGTATCAGGCCGCGGCGCTCGTCGGCGCCCGATTGCAGCGCGACGACCCGGCCGCGGTCACGGTGTTAACGGAACTGAGCGGGCGGCTGAGCGCGCCGGTCATGCGGGCGCTCAACCAGCGCGTCGAAATCGGCGGCGAGTCGGTCGCCGCCGTCGCCACGGCCGCGCTCGCATCGCTCGGCCTAACGCAAGCACCCAGGGCGGTCGCGGCGGCGCCGCAGACGACGAAGCCGTCGTTCACGGCTTATCTCTGGCAGCGCCGCGCGACGTTGTGGAACGAGACGCTGCGCCATTTGCTGCTCGTCGCCGTGCCGCTGGTCGCCGGCATCATCGCCGGAGTGCCGCTGGCCCTGTGGCTCGAGCGCCGGCGCCGCGCGGCGGAGCCCGTGATTCGCGCGGTAGGCGTGCTCCAGACGATTCCGAGCATCGCCTTGCTCGCGATCATGATCCCGCTGTTGGGCGTTGGCGTGTGGCCGGCGCTGGTCGCGCTGTGGCTGTACTCGCTCTATCCGATCGTGCGCGGCACGTTCACGGCGGTGCGCGACGCCGATCCGTCGGCCGTGGCCGCAGGGCGAGCGTTAGGCATGACGCCGGCGCAGGTGCTGCGCTGGATACGGACACCGCTGGCCGCGCCCGGCATCATGGCCGGCATTCGCACCGCGGCCGTGATCGACGTGGGCACGGCGACGCTGGCGGCGTTCATCGGCGCCGGCGGCTTGGGCGAACCGATCGCCACCGGCCTCGCCCTCAACGATACCCGTCT